The following are from one region of the Jatrophihabitans telluris genome:
- a CDS encoding ATP-binding protein, with protein MSCVPRRPGAKEAGLPSGVVTFMFTDIVGSTRLWESEPQPMAAAMARHDALVEAAVTGAGGHLVRPRGEGDSRFAVFISARSALSAAADISLALQAEVWRTSCPVQVRTAVHSGEAEFRAGDYYGEVVNRCARLRGVAHPGQILVSAATAAVAGPVLPGELSLADLGVHRLKDLARSEHVFQLDHPGLVNTFPPLLSLDRARHNLPVQTSTFVGRQEEVRALTTAVRENRLVTLTGFGGMGKTRLALHVGAELAKGPDGDVWFVDLSGVDDPASVPARIAQALDVRLGADEPTDALVAALRDQPTLLILDNLEQILECSPFVAALLAAVEPLRILATSRQALRVRGERQFLLLPMPSPEPGETLETISTFDAVRLFLDRAVSVRPEFTITAANASAVAAICGRLDGQPLALELAAARMKMLTVDELTHRLDAGLQILGGGSRDIPERHRTLRATIAWSVDALDAEERELLAAMSILSAVADFDLVEAIAGADLDAFAALESLVEKSLVRPVDGERTGYALLVSIRLYAAELLTDDSRRGYRDRHADYLTRRLRELAQASVVSDQVAFVIGQLDHLRAAIAHRRALGPPAAEIALLAGIEGFMVRLGYASEYLSISEHVLALDARPDDRVTILAARMTARLNLGLGVDPAEQTALRLSAGQCSDPMNRAIGLVMLLATTQTASEFSAAHDDVDDALALLDGAQLLECQLGRDSLTARCLRFADPPRAMDAALALLEAEPGLGYADVGRIRLAALLLDAGRGAEALDVTVPLAGATLSFSPEWQTRALCVRAEALHAVGDLDAAMHLAATAFHREIEEDQTPNEAAQVLADLHRVRGELAEALAALDRADGQMPRPLGVVGAANLWRRAVLLRRLGRADQRSADLEHAIDLFLAEPLYGVRDLLACAVETAVRIVQKQPADAARLLGWVDANRRDWVLPFGMEEEIQPLAARLLPSWQAEYDNNRRGDPYPARPLTVSPQPPLRVAPHQVDAASAQVDAQGLGGAV; from the coding sequence ATGTCTTGCGTACCGCGTCGTCCGGGGGCGAAAGAGGCCGGTCTCCCGTCGGGCGTGGTCACCTTCATGTTCACCGATATCGTCGGCTCGACGCGGTTGTGGGAGTCCGAGCCGCAACCCATGGCGGCCGCGATGGCTCGTCATGACGCGCTGGTCGAAGCTGCGGTGACCGGGGCGGGGGGCCACCTCGTCCGGCCTCGGGGCGAGGGGGATTCGCGCTTCGCGGTCTTCATCTCGGCGCGTAGCGCGCTCTCCGCGGCCGCCGACATCAGCCTGGCGTTACAAGCCGAAGTATGGCGGACGTCCTGTCCGGTGCAGGTCCGCACGGCCGTTCATTCGGGTGAGGCCGAGTTCCGCGCCGGCGATTACTACGGGGAGGTGGTCAATCGCTGCGCCCGGCTGCGCGGTGTGGCGCACCCCGGTCAGATCCTGGTGTCCGCGGCCACCGCGGCGGTGGCCGGACCCGTGCTGCCCGGGGAGCTGAGCCTGGCCGATCTCGGGGTGCACCGCCTCAAAGACCTGGCTCGCTCCGAGCATGTGTTCCAGCTCGACCATCCCGGGCTTGTGAACACGTTTCCACCGTTGCTGTCGCTGGATCGTGCTCGGCACAACCTACCGGTGCAGACCTCGACCTTCGTCGGACGCCAGGAGGAAGTTCGCGCGCTGACCACCGCTGTGCGCGAGAACCGGCTGGTCACGCTCACCGGATTCGGTGGAATGGGCAAGACCCGTCTTGCTCTGCACGTCGGTGCCGAGCTGGCGAAGGGCCCCGACGGTGACGTCTGGTTCGTCGATCTGTCCGGAGTCGACGACCCGGCTTCGGTTCCGGCCCGAATCGCGCAGGCGCTCGACGTGCGGTTGGGGGCCGACGAGCCGACCGACGCGCTGGTGGCAGCACTGCGCGATCAGCCGACCCTGCTGATCCTGGACAACCTGGAACAGATACTCGAGTGTTCCCCGTTCGTCGCAGCCCTGCTGGCCGCCGTTGAGCCACTGCGAATACTGGCCACGAGCAGACAAGCCTTGCGCGTTCGAGGTGAACGCCAGTTCCTGCTGCTTCCGATGCCCTCACCCGAACCGGGCGAGACGTTGGAAACGATCTCGACCTTCGACGCCGTCCGGCTGTTCCTCGACCGCGCCGTGTCGGTCAGACCGGAGTTCACCATCACCGCCGCAAACGCCTCGGCGGTCGCTGCGATCTGTGGCCGGCTGGACGGACAGCCGCTGGCGTTGGAACTTGCCGCCGCGCGAATGAAGATGCTGACGGTCGATGAGCTGACGCACCGTCTGGACGCGGGTCTGCAGATTCTTGGCGGGGGCTCACGCGACATCCCCGAACGGCACCGAACGCTGCGCGCAACGATCGCGTGGTCGGTCGATGCACTCGACGCCGAGGAGCGGGAACTACTTGCCGCGATGTCGATCCTGTCCGCTGTCGCCGACTTCGACCTTGTCGAGGCGATCGCGGGCGCCGACCTGGACGCGTTCGCGGCCCTCGAATCCCTCGTCGAGAAGTCCCTGGTCCGCCCTGTTGACGGTGAGCGGACCGGTTACGCCTTGCTGGTGAGCATCCGCCTGTACGCCGCCGAATTGCTCACCGACGACTCTCGCCGCGGGTACCGGGACCGGCACGCGGACTACCTGACCCGTCGGCTCAGGGAACTCGCGCAAGCCTCCGTCGTGTCCGATCAGGTCGCGTTCGTGATCGGTCAGCTGGATCACCTGCGTGCTGCCATCGCCCACCGTCGGGCGCTCGGGCCGCCCGCAGCGGAGATCGCCCTGCTCGCGGGTATCGAGGGATTCATGGTGCGGCTCGGCTACGCCTCGGAGTACCTGTCGATCTCCGAACACGTCCTTGCCCTCGACGCTCGTCCGGACGACCGGGTCACGATCCTGGCTGCACGGATGACGGCACGTCTGAACCTGGGTCTGGGCGTTGACCCCGCGGAGCAAACAGCTCTGCGGCTCAGCGCAGGTCAATGCTCCGATCCCATGAACCGGGCCATCGGGCTCGTGATGCTGCTGGCCACGACGCAGACCGCGTCGGAGTTCTCGGCTGCCCACGACGACGTGGATGACGCCCTCGCGCTCCTCGACGGCGCGCAGCTGCTGGAGTGTCAGCTCGGGCGCGACAGCCTGACCGCGCGGTGTCTGCGTTTTGCCGATCCCCCGCGGGCAATGGACGCGGCTCTGGCGTTGCTGGAAGCCGAGCCCGGTCTCGGATACGCAGACGTGGGCCGGATCCGCCTTGCCGCGCTGCTCCTGGATGCCGGGCGCGGTGCCGAGGCCCTCGACGTCACAGTCCCCCTGGCGGGCGCGACGTTGTCCTTCTCTCCGGAGTGGCAGACGCGCGCGCTCTGTGTTCGAGCTGAAGCCCTGCACGCTGTCGGTGACCTCGACGCCGCGATGCACTTGGCGGCGACAGCATTTCATCGAGAGATCGAGGAAGATCAGACGCCCAACGAGGCTGCGCAGGTGCTCGCTGATCTGCATCGCGTTCGTGGCGAGTTGGCTGAGGCGTTGGCCGCCCTCGACCGTGCGGACGGGCAGATGCCGCGGCCGCTCGGGGTTGTCGGTGCGGCGAACCTTTGGCGGCGCGCTGTCCTGCTTCGCCGGCTGGGCAGAGCCGACCAGCGTTCAGCTGACCTCGAGCATGCCATCGACCTATTCCTCGCCGAGCCGCTCTACGGGGTGCGCGACCTGTTGGCTTGCGCGGTCGAGACGGCCGTCCGGATCGTCCAAAAGCAGCCCGCGGACGCCGCGCGCCTCCTCGGCTGGGTCGATGCCAATCGTCGTGATTGGGTCCTGCCCTTCGGAATGGAGGAGGAAATCCAGCCGCTGGCCGCTCGGCTACTTCCCTCCTGGCAAGCCGAATACGACAACAACCGCCGCGGCGACCCGTACCCGGCGCGACCGTTGACGGTCTCACCACAACCGCCGTTGCGAGTCGCTCCGCATCAGGTGGACGCGGCGTCAGCGCAGGTGGATGCACAGGGGTTAGGCGGCGCGGTTTAG
- a CDS encoding ABC-F family ATP-binding cassette domain-containing protein gives MSATVQAVDLAAGHGARVLFSNLDLVVAPGDVVGLVGANGAGKSTLLQILAGELEPEHGAIVLSPPTATVGHLPQEPERLPGETVLAFLGRRTGVTAAHDAMEAAAHALAGDDAAAPDTYALALERWLALGGADIDERAGDVAADVGLGIDLRTPMAALSGGQAARAGLSALLLSRYDLLLLDEPTNDLDLDGLSRLERFVHELRTPVVIVSHDREFLARTVTRVVELDAAQRTVGVYDGGYDSYLAEREVARRHAREAYDEYEGRVGELKDRAQMQRNWMAQGVRNARRKSTDNDKISRNKRTETSEKQAAKARQTQRMIQRLDLVDEPRKEWELQMSIAAAPRSGTVVASLAGAIVRRGSFTLGPIDARVEWADRIALTGANGSGKTTLLAVLLGRLPVDAGTAGLGSGVRIGEIDQARGLFLGPQALTRAFGEAVADWTEAEVRTLLAKFGLGGEHATRPAQSLSPGERTRAALALLQAREVNLLVLDEPTNHLDLPAIEQLEQALDSFDGTVLLVTHDRRMLQTARVTRRWSMTAGRLTQS, from the coding sequence ATGAGCGCGACTGTGCAGGCCGTCGACCTGGCGGCCGGTCATGGTGCGCGGGTGCTGTTTTCCAACCTGGACCTGGTGGTCGCACCTGGCGACGTCGTAGGGCTGGTCGGTGCCAATGGCGCGGGCAAGTCGACGCTGCTGCAGATTCTTGCCGGTGAGCTGGAGCCCGAGCACGGCGCGATCGTGCTGAGCCCGCCGACCGCGACAGTCGGGCATCTGCCGCAGGAACCGGAACGGCTCCCTGGAGAAACGGTGCTCGCCTTTCTCGGCCGGCGCACCGGCGTCACGGCTGCCCACGATGCGATGGAGGCGGCCGCGCACGCTCTGGCCGGCGATGATGCGGCCGCGCCCGACACGTACGCACTCGCGCTGGAGAGGTGGCTCGCCCTCGGCGGTGCCGACATCGACGAGCGGGCCGGTGACGTCGCGGCGGACGTCGGGCTGGGCATCGATCTCCGCACGCCCATGGCGGCGCTGTCGGGTGGTCAGGCCGCGCGCGCGGGGCTCTCGGCGCTGCTGTTGTCACGCTACGACCTGCTGCTGCTCGACGAGCCGACGAACGACCTCGACCTGGACGGGCTGTCGCGGTTGGAGCGGTTCGTGCACGAGCTCCGTACGCCGGTGGTCATCGTCAGCCACGACCGTGAGTTTCTTGCCCGCACGGTCACCCGCGTCGTCGAGCTCGATGCGGCGCAGCGCACGGTCGGGGTCTATGACGGTGGTTACGACAGTTACCTCGCCGAACGGGAGGTCGCCCGCAGGCATGCCCGCGAGGCCTACGACGAGTACGAGGGCCGGGTCGGTGAACTGAAGGATCGCGCCCAGATGCAGCGCAACTGGATGGCCCAGGGCGTCCGCAATGCCCGCCGCAAGTCGACCGACAACGACAAGATCAGTCGCAACAAGCGTACCGAGACGAGCGAGAAGCAGGCCGCCAAGGCGCGCCAGACGCAGCGCATGATCCAACGGCTCGACCTCGTGGACGAGCCTCGCAAGGAGTGGGAGTTGCAGATGTCGATCGCGGCGGCGCCACGCTCCGGCACCGTCGTGGCGTCGTTGGCGGGCGCGATCGTGCGGCGCGGCTCGTTCACGCTGGGCCCGATCGACGCCCGGGTCGAGTGGGCCGACCGCATTGCCCTGACCGGCGCCAACGGGTCGGGCAAGACGACGCTGCTTGCGGTACTGCTCGGACGGCTGCCTGTCGATGCGGGTACGGCCGGCCTCGGCTCGGGCGTCCGTATCGGCGAGATCGATCAGGCGCGCGGGCTGTTCCTGGGTCCGCAGGCGTTGACGCGAGCCTTCGGCGAGGCGGTAGCCGACTGGACCGAGGCCGAGGTGCGCACCCTGCTCGCGAAGTTCGGCCTCGGCGGTGAGCACGCCACCCGGCCGGCGCAGTCGCTGTCCCCGGGGGAGCGCACCCGGGCCGCGCTGGCTCTGCTGCAGGCCCGGGAGGTGAACCTGCTGGTGCTCGACGAGCCCACCAACCACCTCGACCTGCCCGCGATCGAGCAGCTCGAGCAGGCCCTCGACAGCTTCGACGGCACGGTGCTCCTGGTGACCCACGACCGGCGCATGCTGCAGACCGCTCGGGTCACGCGGCGCTGGAGCATGACCGCGGGACGGCTCACGCAGAGCTGA
- a CDS encoding serine/threonine-protein kinase: MTVPTFPGLDDLRLIGQGGFSKVYAAYQPSLDRMVAIKVMNLEGKLSTAIDDELRAMAKVTEHPNLAQILDHGLDREGHPYLVMPLYRESLGDLISERGALDLETTLRMGVKLAGAVHSLGQLGLLHRDIKPSNVLLNRFGDVVLCDFGLARRTSDGVTPTNDLPLTPAYAPPEVIDGFPAGQAADVYALAATLYTCAAGKPPYTGETLAVLQRIMTEAAPRLSPEVTGADFADLIAAGMEHRASARPTALEFGRSLQDIQRSRQLPVTEMVLLVEDDHRQSATPAPASQSPEPAQQHGVRLPPRSAPSEEDSSAWLREATVIPNYQPSPPAAAPQQPPPVAAPQSPQPPDVSQPSPFITEFPPSDATQGRSDAPRYGQQTPPSGDSPYGPPPAGYSPYGPPPVAGYNPYGPPPVSGDSPYGSPPPGYSPYGFDPSANGPNGYPPGYGPVYSDLAPRGGPLRTFVVGTGIVLALIVVLPWRAAKALFTLMVRGLTSRRRSRAAEPEQGSWLGRVSADRPTTVDLLGHGPLMEGLAQVLNDPGTALPITIAVCGQWGSGKSSMMLQLAERLCTNPSPYWQRRWLAVRFDAWRFQGREALWAGLARAIYQQTCAELGSPLQRLRFRLRIERHRRGPARFFGGLLVVLVGAAFVGWESVAAWRGAGSWLTFAGLGAGAAALAVAIGYVGVLSQPFERAIARGSVTKKFDEFLGISDQAEQDIESLLTAIVEGRQGRCLVVFLDDLDRCQAALITEALAAITEIFGRHDGRRIAFVLGIDLDVVTSAVDSSLSALQDRMRRLNARRAGEMSEQFLEKVFQLSVAVDGHRRQRVERLLLGDLGPAVEAGWSAVAGGGASSVSMGDRIADLDVQNPAEFTMARHAAGINSQVLATPDLLALRAAVRERRSSLLSVESDDVRAAEQAAIGSLQLTPRAAKRFDNAFRLQMQVANSTPGSELDYGPDSLIAIAKWVALRMFFQPLVRLVDQRPGLLGELEEILISSRESSAFTARISELAPDALTPEAIADAARLLRVNLPLSQLSSLPLDSFATTTM, encoded by the coding sequence ATGACTGTGCCGACGTTTCCCGGCCTCGACGACCTGCGCCTGATCGGTCAGGGCGGGTTTTCCAAGGTGTACGCGGCCTATCAGCCTTCCTTGGACCGGATGGTAGCCATCAAGGTGATGAACCTGGAAGGCAAGCTGTCAACGGCCATCGACGACGAGCTGCGCGCAATGGCCAAGGTTACCGAGCATCCCAATCTGGCTCAGATCCTGGATCACGGGCTGGACCGCGAGGGTCACCCGTACCTGGTCATGCCGCTCTATCGCGAGAGCCTCGGCGACCTGATCTCCGAACGCGGCGCTCTCGACCTGGAGACGACGCTGCGAATGGGCGTAAAGCTCGCCGGAGCCGTGCACAGCTTGGGTCAGCTCGGATTGCTGCATCGTGACATCAAGCCATCGAACGTACTGCTCAATCGGTTCGGTGACGTCGTCCTCTGCGACTTCGGACTGGCCCGGCGCACGTCCGACGGCGTGACCCCAACCAATGACCTGCCGCTCACCCCGGCTTACGCACCGCCGGAGGTCATCGACGGATTCCCTGCGGGCCAGGCCGCCGACGTATATGCCCTTGCCGCGACGCTGTACACCTGCGCTGCGGGCAAACCGCCTTATACCGGCGAGACTCTGGCTGTGCTGCAGAGGATCATGACGGAGGCAGCCCCGCGTCTCTCGCCCGAGGTGACGGGGGCCGACTTCGCCGACCTCATTGCCGCGGGCATGGAGCATCGAGCCTCGGCGCGACCTACCGCGCTGGAGTTCGGCCGCTCGCTGCAGGACATTCAGCGCTCTCGCCAGCTACCGGTAACCGAGATGGTGCTGCTGGTCGAGGACGACCACCGGCAGTCCGCCACACCCGCGCCAGCGTCGCAGAGCCCCGAGCCCGCGCAGCAGCACGGAGTGCGTTTGCCACCAAGGTCAGCTCCGTCGGAAGAAGACTCCTCGGCGTGGCTGCGAGAAGCGACGGTGATACCCAATTACCAGCCGTCGCCGCCTGCTGCCGCGCCACAGCAACCGCCGCCTGTTGCCGCGCCGCAATCGCCGCAACCGCCTGACGTCTCGCAGCCGTCTCCCTTCATCACGGAGTTCCCGCCTTCCGACGCCACGCAAGGGCGGTCGGATGCTCCGCGGTACGGTCAGCAGACGCCGCCCTCCGGCGACAGTCCCTACGGGCCGCCCCCGGCTGGCTACAGTCCCTATGGGCCGCCCCCGGTCGCTGGCTACAACCCCTATGGACCGCCGCCGGTCTCCGGCGACAGTCCTTATGGTTCGCCGCCACCGGGCTATTCCCCCTACGGCTTCGACCCGTCCGCGAACGGTCCCAATGGCTACCCTCCCGGTTACGGCCCGGTGTACTCAGACCTCGCACCGCGTGGTGGGCCGCTGCGAACGTTCGTGGTTGGCACCGGGATCGTCCTGGCGCTGATCGTCGTACTGCCGTGGCGGGCGGCCAAGGCGTTGTTCACACTCATGGTGCGCGGCCTGACCTCGCGTCGCCGTAGCCGCGCTGCCGAGCCGGAGCAAGGAAGTTGGCTCGGCCGGGTGTCGGCGGATCGGCCGACAACGGTCGATCTGCTCGGCCATGGCCCGCTCATGGAAGGGCTGGCCCAGGTGCTCAACGATCCGGGAACCGCCCTGCCGATCACGATAGCGGTGTGCGGACAGTGGGGTTCAGGCAAGTCGAGCATGATGTTGCAACTCGCCGAGCGACTGTGCACCAACCCGAGCCCGTACTGGCAACGACGTTGGCTGGCCGTCCGCTTCGATGCCTGGCGCTTTCAGGGGCGCGAGGCGCTGTGGGCAGGACTGGCTCGGGCGATCTACCAGCAGACCTGCGCAGAACTGGGTTCCCCCCTGCAGCGATTGAGGTTTCGGCTTCGCATCGAACGGCATCGGCGGGGTCCGGCGCGCTTCTTCGGGGGCCTGCTCGTGGTCCTCGTCGGGGCGGCGTTCGTCGGCTGGGAGAGCGTAGCGGCCTGGCGCGGTGCCGGCTCCTGGCTCACCTTCGCCGGCCTTGGTGCGGGGGCGGCGGCGCTCGCCGTGGCCATCGGCTACGTGGGTGTGTTGAGCCAGCCGTTCGAGCGGGCGATCGCGCGTGGATCGGTGACCAAGAAGTTCGACGAGTTCCTCGGTATCAGCGATCAAGCCGAGCAGGACATCGAGAGCCTGCTGACCGCGATCGTCGAAGGCCGCCAAGGACGCTGCCTCGTGGTGTTCCTGGACGATCTCGACCGATGTCAGGCGGCCTTGATCACCGAGGCGCTGGCGGCCATCACGGAGATCTTCGGTCGTCACGACGGCCGCCGGATCGCCTTCGTTCTCGGTATCGATCTGGATGTGGTGACGAGCGCGGTCGACAGCTCGCTCAGCGCGCTGCAGGACCGGATGCGTCGGCTGAACGCACGTCGTGCCGGGGAGATGAGCGAGCAGTTCCTGGAGAAGGTCTTCCAACTCAGTGTGGCCGTGGACGGTCACCGACGGCAACGGGTCGAGCGGTTGTTGCTGGGCGATCTCGGCCCTGCGGTTGAAGCGGGGTGGTCGGCCGTCGCAGGCGGCGGCGCGTCGTCGGTCTCGATGGGGGACCGGATCGCCGATCTCGACGTGCAGAACCCGGCGGAGTTCACCATGGCTCGCCACGCCGCGGGCATCAACTCTCAAGTGCTGGCCACCCCCGACCTGCTCGCACTCAGGGCTGCCGTTCGTGAACGGCGTTCGTCCTTGCTGTCGGTGGAAAGTGATGATGTCCGGGCCGCTGAACAGGCCGCCATCGGTAGCCTGCAACTGACGCCCCGCGCGGCCAAGCGTTTCGACAACGCATTCAGACTTCAAATGCAGGTCGCGAACAGCACGCCGGGCAGCGAGCTGGATTACGGCCCCGACTCCCTGATTGCCATTGCCAAGTGGGTGGCCCTCAGGATGTTCTTCCAACCGCTCGTCCGCCTCGTCGATCAGCGCCCGGGACTGCTCGGCGAGCTCGAAGAAATCCTGATCAGCAGTCGAGAATCATCCGCGTTCACAGCCCGAATCAGCGAACTTGCTCCCGACGCGCTCACGCCGGAGGCCATCGCCGACGCGGCCCGGCTGCTCAGGGTCAACCTCCCGTTGAGCCAGCTCTCCTCGCTGCCGCTCGACTCCTTCGCCACCACCACGATGTGA
- a CDS encoding C39 family peptidase → MSSQVASASPGGPGAKRPLPTIGQFDPGSPRPLTGDELQRSLAKQKLADEHWKAAEGTAGGAKGLHAVANAYVSRNLGVAYQRQVNEVYCGPATMAMIASFLKIGWSGTPAAQQAAAARLLGATNAGTAWFGADNVPAYRYSSWYPMADALNYLIYRKTGNTWYSAATVSGIPTSAQVAAYQANLKFDVDANHPMALNQYSGDGFQLPYQPNYPWQHWLVARGYEGGGVTTIVNDPGWPKVGENARVRSHAARQDILNAVGGHGYIW, encoded by the coding sequence TTGAGCTCGCAGGTGGCATCTGCCAGCCCCGGCGGCCCTGGCGCGAAGCGACCGCTGCCGACCATCGGCCAGTTCGATCCCGGCAGTCCCAGGCCGTTGACCGGGGACGAATTGCAGCGGAGCCTGGCCAAGCAGAAGCTGGCCGATGAGCATTGGAAGGCGGCCGAAGGCACAGCCGGCGGCGCAAAAGGCCTGCATGCAGTTGCGAATGCCTACGTCTCCCGAAATCTCGGCGTGGCCTACCAGAGGCAGGTCAACGAGGTTTACTGCGGGCCCGCGACCATGGCCATGATCGCCAGCTTCCTCAAGATCGGCTGGTCCGGAACTCCGGCCGCCCAGCAGGCGGCCGCGGCGAGACTGCTCGGAGCCACGAACGCTGGAACGGCGTGGTTTGGGGCTGACAACGTTCCTGCCTACCGGTATTCGAGTTGGTATCCGATGGCAGACGCTCTGAACTACCTGATCTACAGGAAAACAGGAAACACCTGGTATTCCGCCGCGACGGTCTCCGGAATTCCCACGTCGGCGCAGGTAGCGGCCTACCAGGCGAATCTCAAGTTCGACGTCGACGCCAACCATCCGATGGCCCTGAACCAATATTCGGGTGACGGCTTTCAGCTGCCGTATCAGCCCAACTATCCCTGGCAGCACTGGCTCGTAGCGCGTGGGTATGAAGGCGGTGGAGTAACCACCATCGTGAACGACCCTGGGTGGCCCAAGGTCGGAGAGAACGCGAGGGTTCGTTCACACGCGGCTCGCCAGGACATCCTCAATGCTGTCGGTGGCCATGGTTATATCTGGTAG
- a CDS encoding VOC family protein, with amino-acid sequence MPVLGVGGIFFRAQDPEALNAWYRQHLGIGAGCAAEDTGPPEEWTWTVQGGPLVFAPFERGTDYWAPDKQFMLNLRVRDLDGLLEALRASDIDVTVDPAWDSQGLGRFARIHDPDGNAIELWEPPAAR; translated from the coding sequence ATGCCAGTACTGGGAGTCGGCGGCATATTCTTCCGCGCGCAGGATCCTGAAGCCCTCAATGCCTGGTATCGCCAGCATCTTGGCATCGGCGCTGGATGTGCCGCCGAGGACACCGGGCCTCCGGAGGAGTGGACGTGGACCGTGCAGGGTGGCCCGCTGGTCTTCGCACCCTTTGAGCGCGGCACGGACTATTGGGCGCCGGACAAGCAGTTCATGCTCAACCTGCGGGTGCGTGACCTCGACGGCCTGCTCGAAGCGCTGCGCGCCAGCGATATCGACGTCACGGTCGACCCGGCATGGGACTCGCAGGGCCTCGGTCGCTTCGCGCGCATTCACGATCCCGACGGCAATGCGATCGAGCTCTGGGAGCCGCCGGCTGCGCGATGA